Proteins found in one Planctomicrobium piriforme genomic segment:
- a CDS encoding nickel pincer cofactor-dependent isomerase, group 22, translating into MPVPLMYRIRQNFERPLVADVPVEVSRQLQQLHLSQQVRAGQTVAITVGSRGIANIALIAKAVADHVKSIGGVPVIIPAMGSHGGATTHGQRAMIESFGVTEEFTGAQIRATMDTVVVAQTSHGIPVHFDRHAFEADHVIVMGRIKPHTMFVGDVESGLHKMMLIGLGNHAGALTYHRAIKNYPFETIIQSVADVVLSKCKVLAGVAIVENAYDETALIRAVPPAEFFSQEKALLKQAIAWMPKLPFPDVDLLIVDRIGKNISGTGMDTNIVGRKYNDHAATERDNANCKRILVRSLTSQSKGNACGIGIAEFTTARAVSQIDQDYTRVNCITSGHPTAGMIPLVYPNDLSAIEDALLTIGMTEPEDAKIIQIRDTLHLSEVMVSESYLRETGVFPGGEVISGPEPMAFDELGQLADI; encoded by the coding sequence ATGCCTGTGCCCCTGATGTATCGCATCCGGCAAAATTTTGAGCGGCCACTCGTGGCCGACGTCCCTGTCGAGGTCAGCAGGCAGTTACAGCAGCTTCATCTGTCGCAACAGGTGCGGGCCGGGCAGACGGTCGCCATCACCGTCGGCAGCCGCGGAATTGCCAATATCGCCCTGATTGCCAAAGCCGTCGCCGACCATGTGAAATCGATCGGCGGCGTGCCGGTTATTATTCCGGCGATGGGCAGCCACGGAGGAGCGACTACTCACGGGCAACGGGCGATGATCGAATCGTTCGGAGTGACCGAGGAGTTCACAGGCGCTCAAATTCGGGCGACGATGGACACCGTCGTCGTCGCCCAGACCTCGCACGGTATTCCCGTCCATTTCGACCGGCACGCCTTCGAGGCTGACCACGTCATTGTGATGGGCCGGATCAAGCCGCACACAATGTTCGTCGGAGACGTCGAATCAGGCCTGCACAAGATGATGCTCATTGGCCTGGGGAATCACGCCGGAGCGCTCACCTATCATCGCGCGATCAAGAACTACCCGTTCGAGACCATCATTCAGTCGGTCGCCGATGTGGTGCTCAGCAAGTGCAAGGTGCTGGCCGGCGTCGCCATCGTCGAGAACGCTTATGATGAAACCGCGCTGATTCGCGCCGTTCCACCGGCCGAGTTTTTCAGTCAGGAGAAGGCCCTGCTGAAACAGGCAATTGCCTGGATGCCGAAGCTGCCGTTTCCTGACGTGGATTTGTTGATCGTCGATCGGATCGGCAAGAACATCAGCGGAACCGGCATGGACACCAACATCGTCGGCCGCAAGTACAACGACCATGCGGCCACCGAACGGGACAACGCCAACTGCAAGCGGATTCTCGTCCGCAGCCTGACCTCCCAATCGAAAGGGAATGCCTGCGGCATCGGCATTGCCGAATTCACCACCGCTCGGGCCGTGTCTCAAATTGACCAGGACTACACGCGGGTGAACTGCATCACCAGCGGCCACCCCACCGCCGGGATGATTCCGCTGGTTTATCCCAACGATCTGTCGGCGATAGAAGATGCTTTGCTGACGATCGGCATGACCGAGCCTGAAGACGCGAAGATCATTCAAATTCGCGACACCCTGCATCTGTCCGAGGTGATGGTCAGTGAAAGCTACCTGCGCGAGACCGGTGTCTTTCCGGGGGGAGAAGTGATTTCAGGGCCAGAACCGATGGCATTTGATGAGCTGGGACAGCTCGCAGATATTTAG
- a CDS encoding fumarylacetoacetate hydrolase family protein yields MKLATLLTAEGVQIVAVEGTDDAPVFRPLNWVDLTLPKSLKEILATEHGLALCHAALLKCQSEKRVVTGTLLPPIPDPGKVICIGLNYRDHAIEAGMKIPEEPICFGKFGNTIIGSGGAIRLPRVSDQVDYEAELVIVIGKRAYGVSQEKALDYVAGYCNGNDVSARDWQINKPGKQWMLGKTPDTFAPIGPWVVTADEVDPNNLTIELRLNGNVMQSGNTHEFIFGVAHVVSYLSQLMTLEPGDVIFTGTPPGVGMGRTPPVWLKPGDVVEVEIQGLGVLRNPVIAPLPVETA; encoded by the coding sequence ATGAAACTCGCAACGTTACTGACGGCCGAAGGGGTGCAGATCGTCGCTGTTGAAGGGACGGACGACGCCCCGGTGTTCCGCCCGTTGAACTGGGTCGATCTGACGTTGCCGAAATCGCTGAAAGAGATTCTGGCGACGGAGCACGGGTTGGCGCTGTGCCATGCTGCACTGCTCAAGTGCCAGTCAGAAAAACGAGTGGTGACCGGCACTTTGCTGCCGCCAATTCCGGACCCAGGCAAGGTGATCTGCATCGGCCTCAATTACCGGGATCACGCGATTGAAGCGGGAATGAAGATCCCGGAAGAACCGATCTGCTTCGGCAAGTTCGGAAACACGATCATCGGCAGCGGCGGAGCCATTCGACTGCCGCGGGTTTCGGATCAGGTCGACTACGAGGCGGAACTGGTCATCGTGATCGGCAAACGGGCCTACGGCGTCAGCCAGGAGAAGGCTCTCGACTATGTGGCCGGTTACTGTAACGGCAACGATGTCTCCGCACGCGACTGGCAGATCAACAAACCAGGCAAGCAGTGGATGCTCGGCAAGACGCCGGACACGTTCGCCCCCATTGGCCCGTGGGTGGTCACCGCGGATGAAGTCGATCCGAACAATCTGACTATTGAATTGCGGCTCAACGGCAACGTCATGCAGTCAGGCAACACGCACGAATTCATTTTCGGCGTCGCTCACGTTGTCTCTTACCTGTCGCAACTGATGACGCTGGAACCGGGCGACGTGATCTTCACCGGAACGCCCCCGGGAGTCGGCATGGGCCGCACGCCGCCGGTCTGGCTAAAGCCGGGCGATGTCGTGGAAGTGGAGATTCAGGGATTGGGAGTGCTACGGAATCCGGTGATCGCGCCGCTGCCGGTCGAGACCGCGTGA